A genomic region of Hydrogenovibrio crunogenus contains the following coding sequences:
- a CDS encoding TA system antitoxin ParD family protein — protein sequence MATASIRIDEDLVEKAGIMAKAFNRSVPKQIEHWAKIGEMMEDNPELSYEFVRQALISKAEKEAGKLEPYEFG from the coding sequence ATGGCAACAGCAAGTATAAGAATTGATGAGGATTTGGTTGAGAAGGCTGGCATTATGGCAAAAGCATTTAATCGTTCAGTACCAAAGCAAATTGAGCATTGGGCGAAAATTGGTGAAATGATGGAAGATAACCCCGAGCTTTCCTATGAGTTTGTTCGGCAAGCGCTTATTTCCAAAGCAGAAAAAGAAGCAGGGAAGCTTGAACCTTATGAGTTTGGTTAA
- a CDS encoding protein-L-isoaspartate O-methyltransferase family protein, whose translation MNYEQARFNMVEQQIRPWDVLDPKVLDLFMSTPRHDFVAESQQALAYSDIELPIGEGQTMLPPRVEARILQALDTAENESVLEVGTGSGYTTALLAKSAKEVTTVEIFPSLQETAKARLKDFDNIQFEQGDAAQNWDDGKHYDVIFLTGAVASLPEAYKQKLNLGGRLALTVGQDHVMTTQIVTRVSDTEWETETLFETVLPFLIHAEAKDTFTL comes from the coding sequence ATGAACTATGAACAAGCACGCTTTAACATGGTAGAACAACAAATACGCCCTTGGGACGTATTAGACCCTAAAGTACTCGACTTGTTCATGTCGACTCCTCGTCATGACTTTGTGGCCGAATCTCAGCAAGCACTTGCTTATAGCGACATTGAATTACCCATTGGCGAAGGACAAACCATGCTTCCACCTAGGGTTGAGGCACGCATTTTGCAGGCTTTGGACACCGCAGAAAATGAAAGCGTATTGGAAGTCGGAACCGGCTCGGGTTACACCACCGCCCTATTAGCCAAAAGTGCTAAAGAAGTTACGACGGTTGAAATCTTCCCCTCTTTACAAGAAACGGCTAAAGCGCGTTTAAAAGACTTTGACAACATCCAGTTTGAACAAGGCGATGCGGCTCAAAACTGGGACGATGGCAAACATTACGATGTGATTTTCCTAACAGGGGCCGTTGCCAGTCTGCCAGAAGCCTACAAACAAAAGTTAAATTTAGGCGGGCGTTTGGCACTTACAGTAGGACAAGATCACGTCATGACCACTCAAATTGTCACTCGAGTCAGTGACACGGAATGGGAAACCGAAACATTGTTTGAAACCGTGTTACCCTTTTTGATTCATGCCGAAGCCAAAGACACCTTTACGCTTTAG
- a CDS encoding LPS O-antigen chain length determinant protein WzzB yields the protein MEKQPVRPHFEEKASMEDEIDLFELWNGLVEEKLTVFLFFLIVIALGAIYAFSVTPVYKSEAYLLPPEVSDIQEINRLHASFGVGSAYSEKAIFEAYKENLLSRTSLLTFFRKQNLIKLYEPNDKNQEKEQLDKTLNDAFSDFVENVKINSPRKNSGFLEITMSLPDESDVRKFLKEYLQKVSTETRKQIKADVIAQKQFLMEQLLNEMRITKQTAQKKREDKIVRLTESINIARKLNIKDPLKAGPAVNIQGVNNQGLPLYYLGYHVLEAEKTALEARKSDDAFTEQLRKLEERYRLLNSVDINENLFKVVKVDQSPSLGEKVKPKKALILAVSGVLGLMLGVFIAFIRRAIKNRQATLAAS from the coding sequence ATGGAAAAACAGCCAGTACGCCCGCATTTTGAAGAAAAGGCTTCGATGGAGGATGAAATTGATTTATTTGAGCTTTGGAATGGTTTGGTTGAAGAGAAATTGACGGTGTTCTTGTTTTTTTTGATTGTGATCGCTTTAGGCGCCATTTATGCTTTTTCGGTGACACCGGTTTATAAATCTGAAGCCTATTTATTACCACCTGAGGTTTCTGATATCCAAGAAATAAACCGTTTGCATGCTTCTTTTGGAGTAGGGAGTGCTTATTCTGAAAAAGCTATATTTGAAGCTTACAAAGAAAATTTACTATCACGAACGTCTTTGTTGACGTTTTTTAGAAAACAAAATTTAATAAAACTTTACGAACCGAATGATAAAAATCAAGAAAAAGAGCAGCTTGACAAAACATTAAATGATGCGTTTTCGGATTTTGTAGAGAATGTGAAAATTAATTCTCCTAGGAAAAATAGTGGTTTTCTTGAAATTACAATGAGTCTTCCTGATGAAAGCGATGTAAGAAAGTTTTTAAAAGAATATCTTCAGAAAGTTAGCACTGAAACGCGTAAGCAGATAAAAGCGGATGTCATTGCTCAAAAACAATTTTTAATGGAACAGCTTTTAAATGAAATGCGCATTACAAAACAAACGGCGCAAAAAAAACGAGAAGATAAAATTGTACGTTTAACAGAATCAATTAATATAGCAAGAAAACTAAATATCAAAGACCCTCTTAAGGCTGGCCCAGCAGTGAATATTCAAGGCGTTAATAATCAAGGTCTACCATTATATTATTTAGGCTATCACGTATTAGAAGCTGAGAAAACTGCCTTAGAAGCAAGGAAGTCTGATGACGCTTTTACTGAGCAGTTAAGAAAGCTAGAAGAACGTTATAGACTATTGAACTCGGTTGATATTAATGAGAATTTATTTAAAGTCGTTAAGGTTGATCAGTCTCCTAGCCTAGGTGAAAAAGTCAAACCTAAAAAAGCGTTAATTCTAGCCGTTTCCGGTGTGCTGGGGTTGATGTTGGGTGTGTTTATTGCATTCATTCGTCGTGCCATCAAAAACAGACAAGCGACGTTAGCGGCCAGTTAG
- a CDS encoding DNA ligase — protein MNFIATSAGAEKPKMLLLETYQENQAVIGWWMSEKLDGVRANWNGKVLISRGGHKIHAPDWFLAGLPPFELDGELWTQRQDFENVVSIVRQQQPDDRWHAVSYQIFEVPNQPGGLVERLTVLKAYLAKHPLLHVQIIPQTRIKSEAHLKAEFERLTAMGAEGLVLRAPNQLYETGRSDQALKMKAYEDDECLVVGYKPGKGKITGLVGALRCDWQGKMRLSIGSGLSLQGRKHPPKIGQWITFKYYGLTGSGKPRFPVFMRVRLDQEL, from the coding sequence TTGAATTTCATTGCCACATCGGCGGGTGCAGAAAAGCCGAAAATGCTGTTGTTGGAAACGTATCAGGAAAACCAAGCGGTGATCGGTTGGTGGATGAGTGAAAAACTGGATGGTGTTCGCGCAAACTGGAATGGTAAGGTATTGATTTCAAGAGGCGGTCACAAAATTCATGCACCGGATTGGTTTTTAGCCGGTTTGCCGCCCTTTGAATTGGATGGTGAGCTTTGGACCCAACGACAGGATTTTGAAAATGTGGTGTCGATTGTTCGGCAACAACAACCGGATGATAGGTGGCATGCTGTTTCGTATCAAATTTTTGAGGTGCCAAACCAACCGGGCGGCTTAGTGGAGCGTTTGACGGTGTTGAAAGCGTATTTGGCAAAGCATCCGTTGTTGCATGTGCAGATTATTCCGCAAACACGCATTAAAAGTGAGGCACATTTAAAAGCGGAATTTGAGCGGCTGACTGCCATGGGGGCGGAAGGGCTGGTGTTGCGAGCGCCGAATCAATTGTATGAAACCGGGCGAAGTGATCAAGCTTTGAAAATGAAGGCTTATGAAGATGATGAATGTCTGGTGGTGGGGTATAAACCGGGAAAAGGTAAAATTACCGGGTTGGTTGGTGCTTTACGGTGTGATTGGCAGGGCAAGATGCGATTGTCGATTGGCTCTGGTTTAAGTTTGCAGGGAAGAAAGCACCCTCCTAAAATCGGACAATGGATTACGTTTAAGTACTATGGTTTGACGGGGTCTGGAAAACCACGCTTTCCTGTTTTTATGCGAGTCCGCTTAGATCAGGAGTTGTGA
- a CDS encoding type II toxin-antitoxin system RelE/ParE family toxin, which yields MSLVKEVYQSSGFKKKVKKLHKNQKDDLDKAVQKLLNNPNLGEQKKGDLIYLRVYKFKMANQESLLGYSFEEDRLILELLALGSHENFYRDLKS from the coding sequence ATGAGTTTGGTTAAGGAAGTATATCAGTCCTCGGGTTTTAAAAAAAAGGTTAAAAAGCTACATAAAAATCAGAAAGATGATTTGGATAAAGCTGTTCAAAAATTATTGAACAACCCAAATCTTGGTGAGCAAAAGAAGGGTGATTTGATTTATTTAAGGGTTTATAAATTTAAGATGGCAAATCAGGAATCTCTTTTAGGTTATAGCTTTGAGGAAGATCGGTTAATTCTTGAGTTATTAGCACTTGGAAGCCACGAGAACTTTTATAGAGATTTAAAATCTTAA
- a CDS encoding ComEA family DNA-binding protein, translating to MIKLVALMFGLFLSVSVLAAPVNVNNASAEEMAASLSGVGQVKAEAIVTYRKAHGDFKTVESLGQVKGIGTKTIAKNKKDILLSDPK from the coding sequence ATGATTAAGTTAGTTGCACTTATGTTTGGTTTGTTTTTGTCGGTCAGTGTGTTGGCGGCGCCGGTGAATGTGAATAACGCGTCAGCTGAAGAAATGGCGGCTTCACTGAGTGGTGTCGGTCAAGTGAAAGCGGAAGCCATTGTGACGTACCGTAAAGCGCATGGTGATTTTAAAACGGTTGAGTCATTAGGCCAGGTAAAAGGCATTGGCACTAAGACGATTGCCAAGAATAAAAAAGACATTTTGTTGTCTGATCCAAAATAA
- a CDS encoding GIY-YIG nuclease family protein, which produces MKQPAVYILTNQSNKVLYVGVTSNLSQRVYQHKNHLIEGFTKKYNVDKLVYFEIHQEMVSAIAREKQLKNWRREWKDDLISGINSNWQDLWNDII; this is translated from the coding sequence ATGAAGCAGCCCGCTGTTTATATTTTGACAAACCAATCAAATAAGGTTTTATATGTTGGCGTCACTTCGAATTTGTCCCAACGAGTTTACCAACATAAAAATCATTTAATTGAAGGTTTTACTAAGAAGTATAACGTTGATAAATTGGTTTATTTTGAAATTCATCAAGAAATGGTAAGTGCTATCGCACGAGAGAAGCAATTAAAAAACTGGCGTAGAGAATGGAAGGATGATTTGATTTCTGGAATCAATTCAAATTGGCAAGATTTATGGAATGACATTATTTAG